A stretch of the Bacillaceae bacterium S4-13-56 genome encodes the following:
- a CDS encoding YggS family pyridoxal phosphate-dependent enzyme produces MPVAKNLAQIKQRIEDACKKSNRNPEDIQIIAVTKYVSNERAAEALEAGIKHFGENRVEGIQAKFTYFQDKAHYHFIGTLQSRKVKELLPYIEMLHSLDRESIAKEIDKRSERVIPCFVQVNTSGEESKQGLDPSEVEAFIEKLANYSKVRVVGLMTMAPLTENQSKLRETFTNLRELKEKIEAKGLTHAPCHFLSMGMSNDFEIAIEEGATHVRIGSALVGHE; encoded by the coding sequence ATGCCTGTAGCAAAAAACTTGGCACAAATAAAACAAAGAATTGAGGATGCATGTAAAAAATCCAATCGAAATCCTGAGGATATTCAAATAATAGCTGTTACTAAGTATGTTTCAAATGAAAGGGCAGCTGAAGCCTTGGAAGCTGGTATAAAACATTTTGGAGAAAATCGTGTAGAGGGAATACAGGCTAAGTTTACTTATTTTCAAGATAAAGCCCATTATCATTTCATTGGAACTCTCCAATCACGAAAAGTAAAAGAACTACTACCATACATAGAAATGCTACACTCACTCGATCGTGAATCGATTGCAAAAGAAATCGATAAACGCTCAGAAAGGGTCATTCCTTGCTTTGTTCAAGTGAATACAAGTGGAGAGGAATCTAAGCAAGGTTTAGATCCATCTGAGGTTGAAGCTTTTATCGAAAAGTTAGCCAATTACTCTAAGGTCAGGGTAGTAGGATTAATGACCATGGCCCCCTTAACGGAGAATCAAAGTAAGTTACGTGAGACTTTTACTAATCTTCGTGAACTAAAAGAAAAAATAGAGGCTAAAGGGTTGACTCATGCCCCTTGCCACTTTTTATCTATGGGGATGAGTAATGATTTTGAGATTGCTATTGAAGAAGGAGCTACTCATGTACGTATAGGCTCCGCTCTCGTTGGCCATGAATAG
- the ileS gene encoding isoleucine--tRNA ligase: MEYKDTLLMPKTDFPMRGNLPNREPVLQKEWDEQNIYKKVQDRTKGRPLFILHDGPPYANGDIHMGHALNKILKDMIVRYKSMSGYHAPYVPGWDTHGLPIETALTKNKKVDRKKMSVAEFRQRCAEYALEQIDRQREQFKQLGVRGDWENPYVTLTKDYESAQIQVFGEMAKKGYIYKGLKPVYWSPSSESALAEAEIEYYDKRSPSIYVAFEIAEGNEFLNGEEKIIIWTTTPWTIPANLGISVHPEVTYSVVKVKEEKFVIAQDLLEEVTKVLEWENPEVVKSFKGKDIENVKAKHPFYDRTSLVMVGDHVTTESGTGCVHTAPGHGEDDFWVGKKYGLDTLCPVDDKGYFTSEAPDFEGLFYEDANKAITERLESQNALLKLTFITHSYPHDWRTKKPTIFRATSQWFASIKDFRDQILKEINEVTWVPKWGETRLYNMVRDREDWCISRQRTWGVPIPVFYGEDGEPIITDETINHVSQLFREHGSNVWFEWETKDLLPEGFTSDHSPNGKFTKETDIMDVWFDSGSSHQAVLVEREELQRPADMYLEGSDQYRGWFNSSLSTSVAVTGKAPYKSILSHGFALDGEGRKMSKSLGNVVVPSKVMKQLGADILRLWVASVDYQADVRISDDILKQVAEVYRKIRNTFRFLLGNLRDFDPKVDRVPVEQLQEVDQYMLLRLQEVVNRVRKGYDTYEYSTIYHTVQNFCTIDLSSFYLDFAKDILYIEAKDHPRRRSIQTVYYETLTSLVKLLSPILSHTTDELWKFIPGVEEESVQLTDMPEPKEMEDQQELKKKWDMFMDVRDDVLKALEEARNEKVIGKSLEAKVTIVPKNEETKNLLNSIEHLHQLLIVSGIELKDKDDNSKEYDHVFVKVSPYEGEKCQRCWVVSEEVGSNDKHPDLCPRCATIIEEHYVN; this comes from the coding sequence TTGGAATACAAAGACACATTGTTAATGCCAAAAACAGATTTTCCAATGAGAGGAAATCTCCCCAATCGGGAACCTGTTCTCCAAAAGGAATGGGATGAACAAAACATTTATAAAAAGGTACAGGACCGAACCAAAGGGAGACCTTTATTTATTCTTCATGATGGCCCGCCATATGCAAATGGCGACATTCACATGGGTCATGCTTTAAATAAGATTTTAAAAGATATGATTGTTCGTTATAAATCTATGTCTGGATACCATGCCCCTTATGTTCCTGGTTGGGATACACATGGATTACCTATCGAAACTGCACTAACTAAAAACAAAAAAGTAGATCGCAAAAAGATGAGTGTGGCGGAATTTCGTCAACGCTGTGCAGAATATGCTTTAGAACAAATCGATCGTCAAAGAGAACAATTTAAGCAACTTGGAGTCCGTGGTGATTGGGAAAATCCCTATGTGACCTTAACAAAGGATTATGAATCTGCTCAGATTCAGGTTTTTGGAGAAATGGCTAAAAAGGGTTATATTTACAAAGGATTGAAACCAGTTTATTGGTCTCCATCAAGTGAGTCAGCTTTAGCTGAAGCCGAAATTGAATATTATGATAAACGTTCTCCATCTATTTATGTGGCCTTTGAGATTGCAGAAGGAAACGAATTCCTAAATGGAGAGGAAAAAATTATTATTTGGACGACAACTCCTTGGACTATTCCGGCAAACTTAGGAATTTCTGTCCATCCAGAAGTCACTTATTCTGTTGTGAAAGTAAAAGAGGAGAAGTTTGTCATTGCTCAAGACTTATTGGAAGAAGTTACAAAGGTGCTTGAGTGGGAAAATCCTGAGGTTGTAAAATCTTTCAAAGGTAAAGATATTGAGAATGTAAAGGCGAAACACCCTTTTTATGATCGAACTTCTTTAGTTATGGTTGGTGATCATGTAACAACAGAAAGCGGAACTGGTTGTGTGCACACGGCTCCAGGTCATGGGGAAGATGACTTCTGGGTAGGGAAGAAATATGGCCTTGATACATTGTGCCCAGTTGATGATAAGGGGTATTTTACTTCGGAAGCCCCTGATTTTGAAGGATTGTTCTATGAAGACGCAAACAAAGCAATTACCGAGCGCTTAGAGTCACAAAATGCTTTATTGAAATTAACTTTTATTACTCATTCCTATCCACATGATTGGAGAACAAAGAAGCCGACTATTTTCCGGGCAACAAGCCAATGGTTTGCTTCTATCAAAGACTTCAGAGATCAAATTCTTAAAGAGATTAATGAAGTAACGTGGGTTCCTAAGTGGGGAGAAACTAGATTATATAACATGGTTCGTGATCGTGAAGATTGGTGTATTTCTCGCCAAAGAACATGGGGAGTGCCAATTCCAGTCTTTTATGGAGAAGATGGAGAGCCGATCATAACAGATGAAACAATCAATCATGTTTCCCAATTATTTAGAGAACATGGTTCTAATGTTTGGTTTGAGTGGGAAACAAAGGATCTACTACCTGAAGGATTTACATCAGATCATAGTCCAAATGGCAAATTCACAAAAGAAACGGATATTATGGATGTATGGTTTGACTCAGGATCTTCTCATCAGGCTGTCCTTGTAGAAAGAGAAGAACTCCAGAGACCAGCAGATATGTATTTAGAAGGATCAGATCAATATAGAGGATGGTTCAATTCATCTCTTTCCACCTCTGTAGCTGTGACCGGGAAAGCTCCTTATAAATCAATTTTAAGTCATGGATTTGCATTAGATGGAGAAGGCCGCAAAATGAGTAAATCCCTTGGGAATGTCGTTGTTCCTTCTAAAGTCATGAAGCAGCTTGGAGCTGACATTTTGAGGTTATGGGTTGCAAGTGTTGACTATCAAGCTGATGTAAGAATTTCAGATGATATCCTTAAGCAAGTAGCTGAGGTGTATCGAAAGATTAGAAACACTTTCCGATTCCTACTTGGGAATTTGCGCGATTTTGATCCTAAGGTAGATCGTGTACCTGTTGAACAACTTCAGGAAGTAGATCAATATATGCTGTTACGACTGCAAGAAGTTGTTAATCGAGTTCGTAAAGGGTATGATACCTACGAATATTCAACAATTTATCACACTGTGCAGAACTTCTGCACGATTGACTTAAGTTCATTCTATTTAGACTTTGCTAAGGATATTTTATATATTGAAGCTAAGGATCATCCGCGTCGTCGTAGCATTCAAACGGTATATTATGAAACATTAACATCCTTGGTAAAGCTGTTGTCTCCAATCCTTTCTCATACAACTGATGAACTATGGAAGTTTATTCCTGGAGTAGAAGAGGAAAGCGTTCAGTTAACAGATATGCCTGAGCCTAAAGAGATGGAGGATCAACAAGAATTAAAGAAAAAATGGGATATGTTCATGGATGTAAGAGATGATGTCTTAAAGGCTTTAGAGGAAGCAAGAAATGAAAAGGTGATTGGAAAATCATTAGAAGCAAAAGTAACCATTGTTCCAAAAAATGAAGAGACAAAGAATTTGCTAAACAGCATTGAACATCTTCACCAATTGTTAATTGTTTCAGGAATTGAATTAAAAGATAAAGATGATAACTCTAAGGAATATGACCATGTTTTTGTCAAAGTTTCTCCTTACGAGGGTGAAAAGTGTCAAAGATGTTGGGTTGTTTCAGAAGAAGTAGGATCAAATGATAAGCACCCGGACCTATGTCCACGATGTGCAACAATTATAGAAGAACACTATGTGAATTAA
- a CDS encoding YlmC/YmxH family sporulation protein: MITISELQVKDIVAVDTGKKLGHLTDLDIDIHQGVIRAIVITTKGKVMGMFGQVEEWVIPWKNIINIGEDVILVRHVQTPVIKEYPKVE; this comes from the coding sequence ATGATTACTATTTCAGAACTCCAAGTGAAAGATATTGTCGCTGTAGATACAGGTAAAAAATTAGGACATCTCACAGATTTAGATATTGACATTCATCAAGGGGTTATTCGGGCAATTGTGATCACAACCAAAGGGAAGGTAATGGGAATGTTTGGTCAAGTGGAAGAGTGGGTAATACCTTGGAAAAACATCATCAATATAGGGGAAGATGTGATTTTAGTTCGACATGTTCAAACTCCTGTCATCAAGGAATATCCAAAGGTTGAGTGA
- the sigG gene encoding RNA polymerase sporulation sigma factor SigG → MTRHKVEICGVDTSKLPVLKNEEMRVLFKRLQAGELEAREQLVNGNLRLVLSVIQRFNNRGENVDDLFQVGCIGLMKSIDNFDLSQNVKFSTYAVPMIIGEIRRYLRDNNPIRVSRSLRDIAYKALQVREKLINKTSKEPTAAEIAKEMDIPHSDVVFALDAIQDPVSLFEPIYNDGGDPIFVMDQLSDEKNKDSIWIDEIALQEGMHRLNEREKMILNKRFFQGKTQMEVAEEIGISQAQVSRLEKAAISEMNKQIFD, encoded by the coding sequence GTGACAAGACATAAGGTTGAGATATGTGGAGTAGATACATCAAAATTACCAGTACTCAAAAATGAAGAAATGCGTGTGTTGTTTAAAAGGTTGCAGGCTGGAGAATTAGAAGCAAGAGAACAGCTTGTAAATGGAAATCTACGTCTCGTATTAAGTGTCATACAAAGGTTTAATAACCGAGGTGAAAACGTTGATGACCTCTTTCAAGTTGGTTGTATCGGTTTAATGAAATCAATCGATAACTTTGACTTAAGTCAAAATGTAAAATTCTCAACTTACGCAGTACCAATGATAATTGGTGAAATAAGACGTTATTTAAGAGATAACAATCCTATAAGAGTGTCACGTTCATTACGTGATATTGCTTATAAGGCTTTACAAGTAAGAGAAAAATTGATTAATAAAACTTCCAAAGAACCAACAGCAGCTGAGATTGCAAAAGAGATGGACATCCCTCATTCCGATGTTGTTTTTGCATTAGATGCTATTCAAGATCCTGTATCCTTATTTGAGCCCATCTATAATGATGGGGGGGACCCGATTTTTGTTATGGATCAACTAAGTGATGAGAAAAATAAAGATTCCATATGGATCGATGAAATTGCACTGCAAGAGGGGATGCATAGATTAAATGAAAGAGAAAAGATGATACTTAATAAGCGATTTTTCCAAGGGAAAACTCAAATGGAAGTAGCCGAAGAAATTGGTATTTCTCAAGCTCAAGTTTCCAGATTGGAAAAAGCAGCAATAAGTGAAATGAACAAGCAAATTTTCGATTAA
- a CDS encoding YlmH/Sll1252 family protein, translating to MNIYQHYRPEEHPWVDLILSWQEEVGTTYQRKRSDFLNPREQWIFQSVIGKHSDFKWELFGGHPESERKRAILAPFYEEIQMKDFGLKLLRASYPTKFMDIGHRDVLGSFMSLGIKRSKLGDLFVQDGMIQIMIDEDISSYVQMNLTKMKNASVSFQEIALTEIKKSDEKWLENEGTVSSPRLDAILKEIYRLSRSKASEAITRGMIKVNHQLVEDPSFIIQEGDILSFRGKGRAKMDNFHGVTKKDKHRFSYKTLK from the coding sequence ATGAACATCTATCAACATTATCGTCCTGAAGAGCACCCATGGGTTGATTTGATTTTGTCATGGCAAGAAGAAGTGGGGACAACATATCAAAGAAAAAGAAGCGACTTTTTGAATCCAAGGGAACAATGGATCTTTCAATCGGTTATTGGAAAACACTCCGATTTTAAGTGGGAACTTTTTGGCGGTCATCCTGAATCAGAAAGAAAACGTGCTATTTTAGCCCCATTTTACGAAGAAATTCAAATGAAAGATTTCGGGTTAAAGCTTTTAAGAGCTTCCTATCCAACAAAATTCATGGATATTGGTCATCGTGATGTTTTGGGTTCTTTTATGTCCTTAGGCATAAAAAGAAGTAAACTAGGAGATTTATTTGTTCAGGATGGGATGATACAGATTATGATAGATGAAGATATATCTTCATATGTTCAAATGAATTTAACTAAAATGAAAAATGCGTCAGTTTCTTTTCAAGAAATTGCATTGACTGAGATAAAAAAGAGTGATGAGAAATGGTTGGAAAATGAAGGAACTGTATCTTCTCCAAGGCTAGATGCTATACTTAAAGAAATTTATCGTCTATCCCGTTCAAAGGCTTCTGAAGCCATTACAAGAGGAATGATTAAAGTTAATCATCAGCTAGTTGAAGATCCAAGCTTTATTATCCAGGAAGGAGACATTCTTTCTTTTCGTGGGAAAGGAAGAGCGAAAATGGATAATTTTCATGGGGTCACAAAAAAAGACAAGCACCGTTTTTCATATAAAACCTTAAAATAG
- a CDS encoding YggT family protein, giving the protein MSTVISLIGTIIYFYNILLIIYILMSWFPGARESSFGKMLANLCEPYLEPFRKIIPPLGMIDISPIVAILVLNFASRGVNQLAFMF; this is encoded by the coding sequence ATGTCAACGGTGATTAGTTTAATAGGGACAATCATATATTTTTATAATATATTATTAATTATTTATATCCTTATGTCATGGTTTCCAGGAGCAAGGGAATCATCATTCGGAAAAATGCTAGCTAATTTGTGTGAACCTTATCTAGAGCCCTTCCGAAAAATTATTCCGCCATTAGGGATGATTGATATTTCACCAATTGTCGCTATTCTGGTTTTAAATTTTGCATCTAGAGGCGTAAATCAGCTTGCTTTCATGTTTTAA
- the lspA gene encoding signal peptidase II — protein sequence MLYYLLSLVVIFIDQITKYMVSTRMDQGDSIEVISSFFYITSHRNPGAAWGILKDQMVFFYIITIIVVVFVIYFIQKYGKTNRLYAVALSLILGGAIGNFIDRLLWKEVIDFFDFYIFNYDYPIFNIADSSLVVGVILVLIATWKDEKKKGV from the coding sequence TTGTTGTATTATCTCTTATCGTTGGTTGTGATTTTTATTGATCAAATAACCAAATATATGGTCTCTACTAGAATGGATCAAGGAGATTCTATTGAAGTTATTTCATCTTTCTTTTACATAACCTCTCACCGAAACCCAGGTGCTGCCTGGGGAATTTTAAAAGATCAGATGGTATTTTTCTACATAATTACGATCATTGTCGTCGTCTTCGTTATCTACTTTATTCAAAAATATGGGAAAACAAATCGATTGTATGCGGTTGCACTTAGTTTAATATTAGGAGGAGCTATTGGGAATTTTATAGATAGGCTACTTTGGAAAGAAGTTATTGATTTCTTTGATTTTTATATCTTCAACTATGATTATCCGATCTTCAATATAGCTGATTCTAGTTTGGTTGTCGGTGTGATCCTGGTCCTTATAGCTACTTGGAAAGATGAAAAGAAAAAAGGAGTGTAA
- the pyrR gene encoding bifunctional pyr operon transcriptional regulator/uracil phosphoribosyltransferase PyrR, translated as MNKKATVLDEAAIRRTLTRIAHEILEHNKGTKNLLLVGIKTRGIPLANRLAKRIEAIEGEKVPVGEIDITLYRDDLTKKNNLSEPELQESRIPVDVTGKMVVLVDDVLYTGRTVRAAMDALMDHGRPEQIQLAVLVDRGHRELPIHADYVGKNVPTSLEEIIMVQLSEIDPEESVSIYEK; from the coding sequence ATGAATAAAAAGGCAACAGTTCTAGATGAAGCGGCTATTAGGAGAACACTTACAAGAATAGCACATGAAATTTTGGAGCATAACAAAGGGACAAAAAATCTATTACTCGTTGGTATAAAAACTCGCGGAATCCCTTTGGCTAATCGTCTAGCAAAAAGAATTGAAGCTATAGAGGGTGAGAAAGTTCCTGTTGGAGAGATTGATATTACGCTTTATCGAGATGATTTGACAAAAAAGAATAATCTTTCCGAACCAGAATTACAAGAATCGCGAATACCTGTGGACGTAACCGGTAAGATGGTGGTTCTTGTAGATGATGTTTTATATACTGGTCGTACAGTCAGAGCGGCAATGGATGCTTTAATGGATCATGGAAGGCCAGAGCAAATTCAGTTAGCTGTACTAGTCGATCGTGGACATAGAGAACTACCTATTCATGCAGACTACGTTGGAAAAAATGTTCCCACTTCTTTAGAGGAAATCATTATGGTTCAGCTTTCGGAAATAGACCCAGAAGAATCAGTTAGTATATACGAAAAATAA
- a CDS encoding DivIVA domain-containing protein, with amino-acid sequence MPLTPLDIHNKEFTRTFRGYDEDEVNEFLDQVIKDYEFVIREKKALEEQVAQLNEKLGHFNNIEGTLNKSILIAQETAEEVKGNAKKEAKLIIKEAEKNADRIINESLSKSRSIALEVEELKKQAKVFRTRLKMMVEAQLDLIDNDDWDDIFNIEKLEINEEEEFNRRLAENNS; translated from the coding sequence GTGCCATTAACGCCATTGGACATTCATAATAAAGAATTTACTCGTACATTTCGTGGATATGATGAGGATGAGGTAAACGAATTTTTGGATCAAGTAATTAAAGATTATGAATTTGTAATCAGAGAAAAAAAGGCACTTGAGGAACAAGTAGCTCAACTTAATGAAAAGTTAGGCCATTTTAATAATATTGAAGGGACTTTGAATAAGTCTATTTTAATTGCTCAAGAAACTGCAGAAGAAGTAAAGGGGAATGCGAAGAAAGAAGCTAAGCTTATCATTAAAGAAGCGGAGAAAAATGCTGATCGAATAATTAATGAATCTCTCTCTAAGTCTCGTAGTATTGCGTTAGAGGTAGAAGAGTTGAAGAAGCAGGCAAAAGTCTTTAGAACAAGATTAAAGATGATGGTTGAAGCTCAGCTAGATCTAATTGATAATGATGATTGGGACGATATTTTTAATATAGAAAAGCTTGAAATAAATGAAGAGGAAGAATTTAATCGCCGGCTTGCAGAGAATAATTCTTGA
- a CDS encoding RluA family pseudouridine synthase, with amino-acid sequence MSEHKEWIVEKQQSGTRIDKVITDASNDISRSQVQGWMEESLVLVNGSTVKSNYKCKEGDRIEWSIPKVVPVDIQPENIPLSILYEDEVLLVVNKPKGMVVHPSAGHQTGTLVHALLYHCTDLSGINGELRPGIVHRIDKDTSGLLLVAKNDQAHIHLSNQLSEKSITRIYEAIVHGEISHDKGTIDAPIGRDPNDRQKMAVVDGGKDAITHFEVKERFENFSYVWCKLETGRTHQIRVHMNYIGHSLAGDPKYGPKKTLSVNGQALHARVLGFTHPVSGEWLQFEVDPPKEFEDILQQLRSNH; translated from the coding sequence TTGTCAGAGCATAAAGAATGGATTGTAGAAAAACAACAGAGTGGTACTCGTATTGATAAAGTAATTACAGATGCAAGTAATGATATTTCAAGAAGCCAAGTTCAAGGTTGGATGGAAGAGTCTCTTGTGTTGGTTAATGGTTCAACAGTAAAAAGTAATTATAAGTGTAAAGAAGGAGACCGTATTGAGTGGAGCATTCCTAAAGTGGTCCCAGTTGATATACAGCCTGAAAATATTCCACTATCTATTCTTTATGAAGATGAAGTTTTGCTGGTTGTAAATAAACCAAAAGGAATGGTCGTTCATCCATCAGCAGGACATCAAACAGGAACCTTAGTTCATGCCCTCCTCTATCATTGTACAGATTTATCAGGTATAAATGGAGAGTTAAGACCTGGGATCGTTCATCGAATTGATAAAGACACTAGTGGTTTACTGTTAGTTGCTAAAAATGATCAAGCCCATATTCATTTGTCTAACCAACTATCAGAAAAATCAATTACTCGGATATACGAAGCCATTGTTCATGGGGAGATATCTCATGACAAGGGTACGATCGATGCTCCTATTGGACGAGATCCAAATGACCGTCAAAAAATGGCTGTTGTAGATGGTGGTAAGGACGCTATCACCCATTTCGAGGTTAAAGAGCGGTTCGAAAATTTCAGTTATGTGTGGTGTAAATTAGAAACTGGTCGAACGCATCAAATTCGCGTACACATGAACTATATAGGTCACTCACTTGCGGGTGATCCCAAATATGGGCCAAAGAAAACATTATCTGTGAATGGGCAAGCATTGCATGCAAGGGTTCTTGGTTTTACACACCCTGTGTCAGGGGAATGGCTACAATTTGAGGTCGACCCTCCAAAGGAATTTGAAGACATTTTACAACAATTACGTTCAAATCATTGA
- the pgeF gene encoding peptidoglycan editing factor PgeF: MKEPFQMVSSSLLAIDEWQKIEPTLSVGFTTKIGGESRAPYQSLNLAYHVADDPDRVTENRKRVAEDLGFPLTQWIMGEQIHGKKVVRVGGKDAGLGSIDNQSNIAQVDGLITNEKNLLLVAAFADCTPLYFWDPVSGNIGLAHAGWRGTVQGIGTEMLRQFLEAGSKMKDIKIAIGPCIGQPYYEVDTVVIDQIPAQYHRESMISQVDFAHYLLNLKEVNRQILLDFGACPGNILTTNYCTHEDSSLFYSHRRDQGKTGRMLAYIGKS; encoded by the coding sequence TTGAAAGAACCTTTTCAAATGGTATCATCTTCTCTTTTAGCAATTGATGAATGGCAAAAAATTGAACCAACTCTTTCTGTGGGTTTCACAACCAAAATCGGAGGGGAAAGCAGAGCTCCGTACCAGTCTTTAAATCTTGCCTATCATGTGGCGGATGACCCGGATCGTGTTACAGAAAACCGGAAGAGAGTAGCTGAAGATCTTGGATTTCCTCTTACCCAGTGGATCATGGGAGAACAGATTCACGGAAAAAAAGTGGTTCGAGTAGGAGGTAAGGATGCGGGATTAGGTTCTATAGACAATCAAAGTAATATTGCACAAGTAGATGGGCTTATAACTAATGAAAAAAATCTATTATTAGTTGCTGCATTTGCAGACTGTACGCCCCTTTATTTTTGGGATCCTGTTAGCGGTAATATTGGATTGGCACATGCAGGTTGGAGAGGGACGGTACAAGGAATTGGAACAGAAATGCTTCGCCAATTTTTAGAAGCTGGATCTAAAATGAAAGATATTAAGATAGCAATCGGTCCATGTATTGGTCAGCCGTATTATGAAGTTGACACTGTGGTGATTGATCAGATCCCAGCACAGTATCATCGAGAGTCAATGATCTCACAGGTTGATTTCGCTCATTATTTGTTGAACTTAAAGGAAGTAAATCGTCAAATTTTGTTGGATTTTGGGGCTTGCCCGGGAAATATTCTCACTACAAACTACTGTACACACGAAGATTCTTCTCTGTTTTATTCACATCGAAGAGATCAAGGAAAAACAGGAAGAATGTTAGCTTATATCGGGAAAAGCTAG